The following are encoded in a window of Fusobacterium simiae genomic DNA:
- a CDS encoding aldehyde dehydrogenase family protein: MAKELTEVQVKELDELMERAAKAAKIIETYDQEKVDRLIRAVAWSVANKKTFLELVDMGIKESGLGDPISRQNKRFKIRGVLRDALRAKSVGIIEELPEKGIVKYAKPVGIIGALIPTTNPDLTPAGQAVYGIKARDVIIFSPHPRSKKTTFETVRLMREALEREGAPADILQCITNPSVAMTEELMKRVDLVIATGGRPMVKAAYSSGTPAYGSGAGNATMIYDETTNIDEATYNTMLSKTSDYGSGCSADGNIIIYDKIYDDVLKGLEKHGGYLANAKEREMLKKVMWDEEGHRLSDTVAIAPQKLAEAAGFTIPADRKFIVVEGDGIGKEYPFSGEKLTTLLATHKYSGEFENALDVMRAIYEVGGKGHSVGIYSFDEDHINRLALAAPVSRIMVRQPQSKANSGAATNGMPMTSSMGCGTWGGNIVSENICLKHYMNTTWVSKPIPRDMPSDEELFGEFYDPEMEK, from the coding sequence ATGGCAAAAGAATTAACAGAAGTGCAAGTAAAAGAATTAGATGAATTAATGGAAAGAGCGGCAAAGGCGGCAAAAATTATAGAAACTTATGATCAAGAAAAGGTAGATAGATTAATCAGGGCAGTGGCTTGGTCAGTAGCAAATAAAAAAACATTTTTAGAATTAGTTGACATGGGAATAAAAGAAAGTGGATTAGGAGATCCTATTTCTCGTCAAAACAAACGTTTTAAAATAAGAGGAGTTCTTCGTGATGCTTTAAGAGCTAAAAGTGTAGGAATAATTGAAGAATTACCTGAAAAAGGAATTGTAAAATATGCAAAACCAGTAGGAATAATAGGAGCCTTAATTCCAACAACTAACCCAGATTTAACACCAGCAGGACAAGCAGTATATGGAATAAAAGCAAGAGATGTAATTATATTTTCACCACACCCAAGATCAAAGAAAACAACATTTGAAACAGTTAGACTTATGAGAGAAGCATTAGAAAGAGAAGGAGCACCAGCAGATATATTACAATGTATAACAAATCCAAGTGTAGCTATGACAGAAGAATTAATGAAAAGAGTTGACTTAGTAATAGCTACTGGTGGAAGACCAATGGTAAAAGCAGCATATAGCTCAGGAACACCTGCTTATGGTTCAGGAGCAGGAAATGCAACTATGATATATGATGAAACAACAAATATAGATGAAGCAACTTACAATACTATGTTGAGTAAAACTTCTGACTATGGAAGTGGATGTTCAGCTGATGGAAATATTATCATATATGACAAAATTTATGATGATGTATTAAAAGGTTTAGAAAAACATGGTGGATATTTAGCTAATGCAAAAGAAAGAGAAATGTTAAAGAAAGTTATGTGGGATGAAGAAGGACACAGACTTTCAGATACAGTTGCAATAGCACCACAAAAATTAGCAGAAGCAGCAGGATTTACTATACCAGCTGATAGAAAATTTATAGTTGTTGAAGGAGATGGAATTGGAAAAGAATATCCATTCTCTGGAGAAAAATTAACAACATTACTAGCAACTCATAAATATTCAGGTGAATTTGAAAATGCACTAGATGTTATGAGAGCAATATATGAAGTTGGAGGAAAAGGACACTCAGTGGGAATTTATTCTTTTGATGAAGATCATATCAATCGTTTAGCTTTAGCTGCACCAGTGAGCAGAATTATGGTAAGACAACCTCAATCAAAAGCAAACTCAGGAGCAGCTACTAATGGAATGCCAATGACATCTTCTATGGGTTGTGGAACTTGGGGAGGAAATATAGTATCTGAAAATAT